AAACTACGACATACAAATCCAGAAGATCAGCGCTACTGTTGGTCCGACCGTTACCTTGTACGAAATCGTACCTGCCGCCGGTGTGCGCATCTCCCGAATCAAAAACCTGGAAGATGATATCGCGCTGAGTTTGTCCGCCCTGGGTATCCGTATTATCGCGCCCATTCCGGGTAAAGGTACCATTGGTATCGAGGTGCCGAACGTGAAGAAAAGCATCGTATCGCTGCGTAATATGCTCGCTTCGGAAAAGTTCATGAACAGCAACATGGACCTGCCCGTGGCGATCGGTAAAAAGATCGATAACGAGAACTTTATTGCCGACCTGGCCAAAATGCCACACCTGTTGATGGCGGGTGCCACCGGCCAGGGTAAGTCTGTGGGTATCAACACGCTCCTGGTGTCGCTATTGTATAAAAAACACCCGTCGCAGCTGAAGTTTGTGTTAGTCGATCCCAAGAAAGTGGAGCTGTCGCTGTACAAACTGATCGAGAAACACTTCCTGGCCAAACTGCCAGGGGAGGAGGATGCGATCATCACCGATACAAAGAAAGTAATTCATACCCTCAACGCCCTCTGTATTGAGATGGATGTGCGTTACGACCTGTTAAAAGAGGCCGCCACCCGTAACATCCGCGAGTACAACGCAAAATTCACTGCCCGTAAGCTTAACCCGCTGAAGGGGCACCGCTTCCTGCCGTTTATCGTGCTGGTAGTGGATGAGTTTGCGGACCTCATCATGACTGCCGGTAAGGAGGTGGAAATGCCGATCGCCCGTTTGGCCCAGCTGGCCCGTGCCGTAGGTATTCACCTCATCATTGCCACGCAGCGCCCGTCCGTAAACATCATCACCGGTACCATCAAAGCCAACTTCCCGGCCCGTATAGCGTTTAAGGTATCGTCCAAAGTGGATAGCCGCACCATCCTGGATATTGGCGGTGCCGAGCAGCTGATTGGTCAGGGTGACATGTTGATCAGCTACAATGGGGAATTAGTGCGCCTGCAGTGTGCTTTCGTTGACACGCCCGAAGTAGAGAAGGTAGCCGAATTTATCGGCGAACAGCGGGGTTACCCGGAAGCCTTCCTACTGCCTGAATACGTAGACGAGAAGGAGATGGACGGCAAAGACTTCAGCCTGGCCGACCGCGATCCGCTCTTTGAAGAGGCGGCCCGCGTAATCGTGCAAAATCAGCAGGGATCTACATCTTTACTGCAGAGACGCATGAAACTGGGTTATAATCGCGCCGGCAGGCTTATGGACCAGCTGGAATCCGCTGGTATCGTGGGTCCGAACCTGGGTAGCAAGGCCAGGGAGGTAAATGTCAAAACCGAGGCCGATCTCGAGGAAATTCTTAATGATTTGTTATAATTCTTCCGATTATTGCCCGGCATTTCCACTTTTGCCCGGAAATGCGAATTTTGCATTTCATTAAAGTTATCAGGCATAACATTTGTCTTATACCGTGAAAAAACCAATAACTGTTATAAAACTTAAGATGATGAAGAAAACGATACTTATAGGCGCCCTGTTGTGTGGACTGGTATCTGTCAGCTCAGCACAATCGAACGATCCTAAAGCCAAAGCGGTACTGGACGGCGTGAGCAAAAAATTTAAATCACTCACTTCCGTAGTGGCCAACTTCATCCTCAAAATCGAAGGGGCTAACAACAAAGTGTCTGATACCAAGAAAGGTACGGTATTCCTGAAAGGCGCCAAGTACAAAGTAGCCCTCGACGGACAGGAAATTATCAGCGATAATAAAACCTCCTGGACATACACCAAAGACGTAAACGAGGTTACCATCAATAACGTAGACCAGAGCGCAGGTACCATGACGCCGGCCAAACTGTTCACCAACTTCTACGATAAAGATTACCTGTATCGTATGGATGCGGAAACCACCGAGAAAGGTAAAGTGCTGCAGAACATTGAGCTGACGCCTACCGACAAGTCTAAGTCCATGTTTAAAGTACTGGTATCCATCGATAAAAAGAGCCAGACCATTGCAAGGATGAAGATGTTTGAAAAGAACGGTAACAAAGTAACTTACGAGATCACCAACTTTACGCCGAATGCAAGTGTAAACGAAGCTACGTTTACTTTCGACAGCAAAAAATATCCAGGCGTAGAAGTAGTGGACCTCCGCTAATAACGAGCTTTCACATCCATATAAATAGAACAAAGCCCATCGGTCTTATATCTTTAGACTGATGGGCTTTTTCGTGGCTTTAGGCCTCGTTTCCTACAATGGAAAGCGATGCATAGAACTTCCACATTTTTCACTACCTTTGGCAAGTTTAATTTTAAAATCCAACAATATGGCATACGACGTAATCGTAATTGGAAGTGGCCCTGGCGGCTATGTGGCCGCTATCCGTGCTTCTCAGCTGGGATTCAAGACAGCTGTGGTGGAGAGGGAGAACCTGGGAGGTATTTGTTTGAACTGGGGTTGTATTCCCACTAAAGCGTTGTTAAAGTCTGCACAGGTATTTGAATATATCCAGCACGCGAAAGATTACGGTATTACCGTGAGCAGTGCTGAAACTGATTTTGCTGCCGTTGTTAAACGCAGCCGCGGTTCTGCCGACAAAATGAGCAAAGGCGTGCAGTTCCTGATGAAAAAGAACAAAATCGATGTATTGTTAGGCAATGGTAAGCTGAAAAGCAAAAACCAGGTAGAAGTAACCGATAAAGACGGTAAAGCTACTGTACACGATGCAAAATATATTATCCTGGCTACCGGCGGCCGCGCCCGCGAACTGCCTAACCTGAAAATGGACGGCAAAAAGGTAATCGGTTACCGCGAAGCCATGGTACTGCCTGAGCAGCCTAAATCTATGATCGTTGTTGGTTCCGGCGCTATCGGCGTTGAGTTTGCCTACTTCTATCACAGCATCGGCACCAAGGTGACTATCGTTGAGTTTATGCCGCGCATCGTGCCGGTAGAGGATGAAGACATCTCTAAAGAACTGGAGAAAATCTACAAGAAGAAAGGTATCGACATCATGACCAATGCTTCTGTTGAAGCAGTGGATACCAGCGGTGCTGGCGTGAAAGCGAAAGTAAAAACCCAGACCGGCGAAATCACCCTGGAAGCAGATGTGGTACTGAGCGCTGTGGGCGTTACCGCTAACATCGAAAACATCGGCCTCGAAACAGTAGGTGTTAAAACCGACAAAGGCAGGGTAACGGTTGATAAATACTACGCGACTAACGTTAATGGCGTTTACGCGATCGGTGATATCGTTCCTGGCCAGGCATTGGCACACGTTGCGATGAAAGAAGGTATTGTTTGCGTGGAAGCTATCGCTTACAACGAGAAAAAATACCATCACAAACCTGAGCCGGTTGATTATAACAACATCCCTGGCTGTACTTACTGCTCTCCTGAAATCGCTTCCGTAGGTTATACCGAGAAAGCGGCTAAAGAAGCAGGGTACGAAGTAAAAGTGGGTAAATTCCCCTTCACTGCTTCTGGTAAAGCTACCGCTGCAGGCGCAACCGAAGGCTTCGTAAAAGTAGTGTTCGATGCGAAATACGGTGAGTGGTTAGGTACTCATATGATCGGTGCTAACGTAACCGAGATCATCGCGCAAACCGTAACTGCCCGTAAGCTGGAAACAACTTACATTGAGGCTTTGGACGCTATGATGCCGCACCCGACCATGAGCGAGTCCGTAAAAGATGCGATCGAAGTAGCTTACGGCGAAGCGATCCACCTGTAAGAAAATACAAAGCAGTTTATAGTAACAGCCCGGCAGCGAAGTGTTGCCGGGCTGTTCTTTTTTTGATTAAATTGCTCTTTTTACACCAAACAACACACGTATGTTGCAACAAATGCTGAAACGCGCCGTGCTGCCAGCCCTGTTCGTTTTATTACAATTT
This genomic interval from Chitinophaga horti contains the following:
- a CDS encoding FtsK/SpoIIIE family DNA translocase, giving the protein MAGNKLKTEKKKAESKKPQAKPDPDVLKPDKEPEVKVKELVKDERTHKVLGVSMLLLSLYCFIAFTSYLFSWEEDQDKVFRYSARILFSDDVEVDNLLGRLGAFVSHWFFYKGFGLASYLFCYFFFILGVNYIVGRRVFRIWRNVKYILFGLIFISTAFAFISGKSAFPWGGAVGTAITKWTSGFVGKAGMGLLLLVTGLSWLIWKFNIDFKLPEKKQPAIKPVKADEGGPVLHIDEEVEPKEDTAPFRPNGLKHESGVTVIQPASEEDFDPGLQLVEREEPSIPASHITYIPPIAPPLPEESLLELVEEEDEPPFDMTEVTKPAELEIPEQPVARRGKTPTEVTFEIKPPVEETVAEDEDVHQGPLPVREHVTADPYEPTLDLRDYQYPALEMLENHGSDKIVQDASELEKNKNQIIDTLKNYDIQIQKISATVGPTVTLYEIVPAAGVRISRIKNLEDDIALSLSALGIRIIAPIPGKGTIGIEVPNVKKSIVSLRNMLASEKFMNSNMDLPVAIGKKIDNENFIADLAKMPHLLMAGATGQGKSVGINTLLVSLLYKKHPSQLKFVLVDPKKVELSLYKLIEKHFLAKLPGEEDAIITDTKKVIHTLNALCIEMDVRYDLLKEAATRNIREYNAKFTARKLNPLKGHRFLPFIVLVVDEFADLIMTAGKEVEMPIARLAQLARAVGIHLIIATQRPSVNIITGTIKANFPARIAFKVSSKVDSRTILDIGGAEQLIGQGDMLISYNGELVRLQCAFVDTPEVEKVAEFIGEQRGYPEAFLLPEYVDEKEMDGKDFSLADRDPLFEEAARVIVQNQQGSTSLLQRRMKLGYNRAGRLMDQLESAGIVGPNLGSKAREVNVKTEADLEEILNDLL
- a CDS encoding LolA family protein — encoded protein: MKKTILIGALLCGLVSVSSAQSNDPKAKAVLDGVSKKFKSLTSVVANFILKIEGANNKVSDTKKGTVFLKGAKYKVALDGQEIISDNKTSWTYTKDVNEVTINNVDQSAGTMTPAKLFTNFYDKDYLYRMDAETTEKGKVLQNIELTPTDKSKSMFKVLVSIDKKSQTIARMKMFEKNGNKVTYEITNFTPNASVNEATFTFDSKKYPGVEVVDLR
- the lpdA gene encoding dihydrolipoyl dehydrogenase encodes the protein MAYDVIVIGSGPGGYVAAIRASQLGFKTAVVERENLGGICLNWGCIPTKALLKSAQVFEYIQHAKDYGITVSSAETDFAAVVKRSRGSADKMSKGVQFLMKKNKIDVLLGNGKLKSKNQVEVTDKDGKATVHDAKYIILATGGRARELPNLKMDGKKVIGYREAMVLPEQPKSMIVVGSGAIGVEFAYFYHSIGTKVTIVEFMPRIVPVEDEDISKELEKIYKKKGIDIMTNASVEAVDTSGAGVKAKVKTQTGEITLEADVVLSAVGVTANIENIGLETVGVKTDKGRVTVDKYYATNVNGVYAIGDIVPGQALAHVAMKEGIVCVEAIAYNEKKYHHKPEPVDYNNIPGCTYCSPEIASVGYTEKAAKEAGYEVKVGKFPFTASGKATAAGATEGFVKVVFDAKYGEWLGTHMIGANVTEIIAQTVTARKLETTYIEALDAMMPHPTMSESVKDAIEVAYGEAIHL